In a genomic window of Gloeocapsopsis dulcis:
- a CDS encoding carboxypeptidase-like regulatory domain-containing protein, translated as MFKLKKLLRSKQLRLVLGIVIAVTVFTLLTLQPTLAFRARPQGDSLLYGKLADTRRLHGGHGVVSNAKVTINSLPPQTTRTDDQGQFWFKGLRDVHYVLKIELPYDHSNIYSFSTNVHGQTGEFFNIANDEEHNLHEIDY; from the coding sequence ATGTTCAAACTTAAAAAACTACTGCGTTCCAAACAACTGCGGTTAGTATTGGGTATAGTCATCGCAGTAACAGTATTTACTTTACTAACACTGCAACCTACCCTAGCATTTCGGGCGCGTCCCCAGGGAGACAGTTTACTTTATGGCAAATTAGCTGATACTCGCCGCCTACACGGTGGACATGGCGTAGTATCAAATGCCAAAGTCACAATTAATTCTCTGCCACCACAAACAACTCGTACTGACGACCAAGGTCAATTTTGGTTTAAAGGATTGCGAGATGTCCATTATGTTCTCAAGATAGAACTACCTTACGACCACAGCAACATCTACTCATTTTCTACAAACGTGCATGGTCAAACAGGTGAGTTTTTCAATATTGCCAATGACGAGGAGCATAATTTGCACGAAATAGACTACTAA
- a CDS encoding alkaline phosphatase produces the protein MSSLCSIQFVGKGWKVVSFFVVIAITWLATVLPVQAQGADEELVRIWPTNNTTLLVEQRFDLRVESLIPGQSAPTLESITINGNNFTGTFRQRINEQLQLPGGSIEVGQPPEGSNLFGQTLRNWSLSQPGRYEVVATLNIDGRQVSARNTYRVQPFQRRGNLNKIIFFVGDGMGTPLRTGARIMKYGVRDGQPGGYLEIEKMPVLGLVNTHSLDSIIPDSANTAAAWVSGAKTINNALNAFPDNTPETNFDNPRIETLPQYMKRRYNWGIGMVTTAFLTDATPASFAANQVQRGEFEWIAQQYFDFFRDGWYVPETGYRSLKELSQPVDVLLGPGARHFVPDENRAAEFRDTVFRRDNQDLIAVARQQGYTIVTDVNSMNQAPNDRPLLGLFLGDFRESAALGPQNIPSVLDLLIARGRATIDGRGANQLTPPVPSEFATIPKLEEMTRKAIAALEAQSPQGWMLQVESSQVDKLAHPLDPDRTLYEVLTLDKAVEVTRQFVAENPNSLMLVTADHAQGQTVGGTVDSQAIRENRIDLNEAMQSFGNAGFTTYQDTDNDGYPNEANPSTKLAIGISARPTFRTDFLTDDVNLPPSGEDGTEPNPERDPNGLLLTNDLQRQTTVANHTADDVPIAAQGPGAGLFNGVMDNIEVFQRMAAVISGVRNRQDLATGRPFTATETES, from the coding sequence ATGAGCAGTTTATGCTCAATTCAGTTTGTGGGGAAGGGATGGAAAGTAGTTAGCTTTTTTGTCGTCATAGCAATTACTTGGCTAGCTACTGTGTTACCGGTCCAAGCACAAGGCGCAGACGAAGAACTCGTTCGCATCTGGCCTACCAATAATACAACTCTACTCGTTGAGCAACGCTTTGATTTGCGTGTAGAAAGCTTAATTCCTGGGCAGTCAGCACCGACACTAGAATCGATCACAATCAACGGCAATAACTTTACTGGAACTTTTAGACAGCGCATCAACGAACAGCTGCAACTACCTGGTGGTTCCATCGAAGTCGGACAACCACCCGAAGGCTCAAACCTTTTTGGGCAAACGCTCCGAAACTGGAGTTTATCTCAGCCAGGGCGTTACGAAGTTGTAGCAACTCTCAACATCGACGGACGCCAAGTTTCCGCACGTAATACTTACCGCGTTCAACCATTTCAACGACGAGGTAATTTAAACAAAATTATCTTCTTTGTTGGCGATGGTATGGGAACACCGTTACGCACAGGGGCGCGGATTATGAAATACGGTGTTAGAGATGGTCAACCAGGTGGCTATCTTGAGATAGAGAAAATGCCAGTCCTTGGCCTAGTGAACACGCATTCGCTCGATAGTATTATTCCTGATTCTGCCAATACTGCTGCCGCTTGGGTTTCTGGGGCGAAAACAATCAATAACGCACTCAATGCGTTTCCTGACAATACACCAGAAACCAACTTTGACAATCCCCGAATTGAAACTTTGCCGCAATACATGAAGCGGAGATACAACTGGGGTATTGGGATGGTAACGACAGCGTTTTTAACTGACGCCACACCTGCATCCTTTGCAGCCAATCAAGTTCAGCGTGGTGAATTTGAGTGGATCGCACAACAATATTTTGACTTCTTTAGAGATGGTTGGTACGTACCAGAAACCGGATACCGTAGCTTAAAAGAATTATCTCAACCTGTTGATGTTCTCCTTGGTCCAGGAGCGCGTCATTTTGTCCCAGACGAAAATCGTGCAGCTGAGTTTAGAGATACAGTATTTCGCCGCGATAATCAAGATCTGATAGCTGTTGCTCGACAACAAGGTTACACCATTGTCACCGACGTGAACAGCATGAATCAAGCTCCTAACGATCGTCCTCTGTTGGGCTTATTTTTAGGAGATTTTCGGGAAAGTGCAGCTTTAGGTCCACAAAATATTCCATCGGTTTTGGATTTATTGATTGCGCGTGGTAGAGCAACAATTGACGGTAGAGGAGCTAATCAATTGACTCCTCCCGTACCATCAGAATTTGCTACGATTCCTAAACTTGAAGAAATGACCAGAAAAGCGATCGCTGCTTTAGAAGCCCAATCGCCCCAAGGTTGGATGTTGCAAGTTGAATCCTCGCAAGTTGATAAACTAGCTCACCCCCTCGATCCTGACCGGACACTTTACGAAGTTCTAACTTTGGATAAAGCTGTAGAAGTAACGCGACAATTTGTTGCGGAAAATCCTAATTCATTGATGCTTGTGACTGCGGATCATGCTCAAGGTCAAACTGTCGGTGGTACAGTAGACTCACAAGCAATCCGCGAAAACAGAATTGATTTGAATGAGGCTATGCAGTCATTTGGAAACGCAGGTTTCACAACTTATCAAGATACCGATAACGATGGCTATCCTAATGAGGCAAATCCTAGCACTAAGTTAGCGATCGGAATTTCCGCACGACCTACATTCCGTACTGACTTTCTCACCGATGACGTAAATTTACCTCCCTCTGGTGAGGATGGTACTGAGCCTAACCCTGAGCGCGATCCCAATGGTTTACTGTTAACCAATGACCTACAACGCCAAACTACTGTTGCAAATCATACAGCAGATGATGTTCCGATCGCTGCCCAAGGACCTGGAGCCGGATTGTTCAATGGTGTCATGGATAATATCGAAGTCTTCCAACGCATGGCTGCTGTAATTTCTGGCGTGAGAAACCGTCAAGACTTAGCTACTGGTAGACCATTTACCGCTACGGAGACTGAATCATGA
- a CDS encoding cation diffusion facilitator family transporter: MPKLHSNTRKVQILQLAIGLEISFFAVELGVGLWVHSLSLLADAGHLLSDVAALGVTLIASWMAQSAKRHAQYGNGRIELYAALLNSLSLIILASWVATEAIARMQSPTSDILSLPMLLTAVVGLGINGCNAFWLHECSHCDLNFKAAFLHVLSDLFSSVGVILAAIAISWLGWMWADSAISLLVSGLVALSATALLLQSLWMLFGKASPTTNACDCEKRDMEKLLFPSLEEILR, translated from the coding sequence ATGCCAAAATTGCACTCGAACACGCGGAAAGTCCAAATACTACAACTAGCAATCGGGCTGGAGATCAGTTTTTTTGCTGTTGAACTTGGTGTTGGGTTATGGGTCCACAGTTTGTCTCTGTTAGCAGATGCAGGTCATCTACTTTCAGATGTCGCAGCATTAGGAGTGACGCTGATAGCAAGCTGGATGGCACAAAGCGCTAAACGTCATGCTCAGTATGGCAATGGTCGCATTGAATTATACGCCGCACTGCTAAATAGTCTTAGCTTGATTATTTTGGCAAGTTGGGTAGCGACAGAAGCAATTGCGAGAATGCAATCTCCAACCTCAGATATTCTTAGCCTACCAATGTTGCTGACAGCAGTTGTTGGGTTGGGAATTAATGGTTGTAATGCTTTTTGGTTACACGAGTGCAGTCACTGTGACCTTAACTTCAAAGCAGCCTTCTTGCACGTACTATCAGATCTATTTAGTTCAGTTGGTGTCATTTTAGCAGCGATCGCAATTTCCTGGCTCGGTTGGATGTGGGCTGATAGTGCAATTAGTCTTTTGGTATCAGGACTCGTTGCGCTCTCGGCTACTGCGTTACTGCTACAAAGCCTCTGGATGCTATTTGGCAAAGCCTCCCCTACTACAAATGCTTGCGACTGTGAAAAACGCGACATGGAAAAACTGTTATTTCCATCATTAGAGGAGATTTTGCGATGA
- a CDS encoding succinylglutamate desuccinylase/aspartoacylase family protein, with protein sequence MLPDTYTIPLIQLASGDRLSLQVYRFVGADPGKKVYIQANLHGAEIAGNAVIYQLMDFLKTLQNTELVGEVWLVPVCNPLGVNQRSHRFASGRYCVYEGKDWNRIFWDYEKTQEDLQEFAKTQINLDKDIIRINYLNKILNSFAKLAEKIHSPSSVTFTELFRHRLQSLSIDADYLIDLHTSTDRGLDYLYYFSRREPSAQYFLFDYGILLDDYDGDAFDEAFIKPWLALENTFQQLGREIIFDVEAWTLELGSGMQMLPQSVEKGVQGVKNYLLHKGVLATPKTKAIPQKMTFKLKSQIIKYYAPAGGMIQARVTLGSVVKAGEKLYQILMFNKTGELPYVIDICAEKDGLVYDVATNHAVNEGEYVLAVM encoded by the coding sequence ATGCTTCCTGACACTTATACAATTCCTCTAATTCAGTTAGCTTCTGGCGATCGCTTGTCACTTCAAGTCTATCGATTCGTTGGTGCTGACCCTGGGAAAAAGGTTTATATTCAAGCAAATTTACATGGTGCAGAAATTGCGGGTAATGCTGTCATCTATCAGCTAATGGATTTTCTTAAAACTTTACAAAATACTGAATTAGTTGGTGAAGTTTGGTTAGTACCTGTATGTAATCCCCTAGGAGTAAATCAGCGATCGCATCGTTTTGCTTCTGGGCGCTACTGTGTCTATGAAGGTAAAGATTGGAATCGCATTTTTTGGGATTATGAAAAGACGCAAGAAGATTTACAAGAATTTGCTAAAACGCAAATTAATTTAGACAAAGATATTATTAGAATAAACTATTTAAATAAAATTCTCAATAGCTTTGCTAAACTTGCAGAAAAAATTCATTCTCCTAGCAGTGTAACTTTTACAGAACTTTTTCGCCACCGCTTGCAGTCGCTTAGTATTGATGCAGATTACTTAATTGATCTTCACACTTCCACCGATCGAGGTTTAGATTATCTATATTATTTCTCTCGCCGCGAACCTAGTGCTCAATACTTTTTATTTGATTATGGTATTTTACTTGATGACTATGATGGTGATGCTTTTGATGAAGCTTTTATCAAGCCGTGGTTAGCATTAGAAAATACTTTTCAACAATTAGGGAGAGAAATTATTTTTGATGTAGAAGCTTGGACACTAGAACTTGGTTCAGGAATGCAGATGCTACCGCAATCGGTAGAAAAAGGCGTGCAAGGAGTAAAGAACTATCTACTGCATAAAGGTGTATTAGCAACTCCTAAAACAAAGGCAATTCCTCAAAAAATGACTTTTAAATTGAAGAGTCAGATAATAAAATACTACGCTCCAGCAGGCGGCATGATTCAAGCACGAGTAACACTTGGTAGCGTAGTTAAAGCAGGAGAAAAACTGTATCAAATTCTGATGTTTAATAAAACTGGGGAATTACCTTATGTGATTGATATTTGTGCTGAAAAAGATGGTTTGGTTTATGATGTTGCTACTAATCATGCGGTGAATGAAGGGGAGTATGTATTAGCAGTAATGTGA
- a CDS encoding ATP-dependent 6-phosphofructokinase — protein sequence MGEHKRIGILTSGGDCAGLNAVIRAVVNRAVGTYGWEVLGIRQATLGLMQQPPKYMALDIEKVNSLLTAGGTVLGTTNKGNPFAYPMADGSECDRSEEIIAGYRQLGLDAMIGIGGDGSLAILRRLAQQGGINLVAIPKTIDNDVGVTELSIGFETAVSIATEALDRLHFTAASHSRVMILEVMGRDAGHIAISAGIAGGADVILIPEIPYTVDQVCHNIKERQEQGKNYCLVIVSEAVRNETGDSVVNTDRMGQCRYGGIGQYLADEICHRIGAETRVTVLGHIQRGGTPSPLERLIASAFGVAAVDLIAEQKYDQMVTWQNRQVVSVPVAEAIAQYRAVDPNGTLVKTARGLNICLGD from the coding sequence ATGGGAGAACACAAACGCATTGGTATTCTTACCAGTGGAGGTGATTGCGCTGGATTGAATGCTGTGATTCGGGCAGTGGTAAATCGCGCTGTAGGGACTTACGGTTGGGAAGTACTAGGTATCCGCCAAGCTACGCTGGGTTTGATGCAGCAACCGCCGAAGTATATGGCTTTGGATATTGAAAAGGTAAATTCCTTGCTCACTGCTGGTGGTACAGTTCTAGGCACAACCAACAAAGGGAATCCGTTTGCTTATCCAATGGCAGATGGTAGTGAGTGCGATCGCTCTGAGGAAATTATCGCAGGTTATCGCCAACTTGGTTTAGATGCAATGATTGGAATTGGGGGCGATGGTAGTTTAGCAATTTTGCGTCGTCTTGCCCAGCAGGGAGGAATCAATTTAGTTGCCATTCCCAAAACAATTGATAATGATGTCGGAGTCACCGAACTTTCAATTGGTTTTGAAACTGCGGTTAGTATTGCGACAGAAGCATTGGATCGACTGCATTTTACTGCTGCTAGTCACAGCCGCGTGATGATTTTGGAAGTGATGGGGCGCGATGCAGGACACATTGCAATTAGCGCAGGAATTGCTGGTGGTGCAGATGTGATTTTGATTCCTGAAATTCCTTATACTGTTGACCAAGTGTGCCATAACATTAAGGAACGCCAAGAACAAGGCAAAAACTATTGCTTAGTCATTGTATCTGAAGCTGTACGTAACGAAACAGGTGATTCAGTTGTTAATACAGACCGTATGGGTCAATGTAGATACGGTGGCATTGGTCAGTATCTTGCTGATGAAATTTGCCATCGCATTGGTGCAGAAACCCGCGTTACAGTTTTAGGACATATTCAACGCGGTGGAACCCCTTCACCACTAGAAAGACTCATTGCTTCGGCTTTTGGCGTTGCAGCTGTTGATTTGATTGCTGAACAAAAGTATGATCAAATGGTGACATGGCAAAATCGACAAGTTGTTAGCGTCCCCGTTGCAGAAGCGATCGCGCAGTATCGTGCCGTTGATCCAAATGGTACTTTAGTAAAAACCGCTAGAGGATTGAATATCTGTTTAGGAGATTAA
- the era gene encoding GTPase Era, which produces MDSFNISETWSIPQAPTGYKSGFIGIVGRPNVGKSTLMNQLVGQKIAITSPVAQTTRNRLQGILTTPEAQLIFVDTPGIHKPHHQLGEVLVRNARIAIDSVDVILFVVDGSQAVGGGDRFIVDLLSRTENPVILGLNKIDQQASQQLDCTYEELAAPYQWQIVKFSALTGEGLDALLQLLVTHLEPGPYYYPPDLVTDQPERFIMGELIREQILLLTREEVPHSVAVTIDRVEEDTTITRVLATIHVERDSQKGILIGKGGTMLKAIGSAAREQMQKLIAGKVYLELFVKVQPKWRQSRFRLSELGYRVEE; this is translated from the coding sequence ATTGATAGTTTTAACATTTCTGAAACGTGGAGTATTCCGCAAGCACCTACCGGCTACAAATCGGGTTTTATTGGTATTGTTGGTCGCCCAAATGTTGGCAAATCGACATTAATGAATCAACTCGTAGGGCAAAAAATTGCAATCACCTCACCAGTGGCGCAAACCACACGCAATCGTTTGCAGGGAATCTTAACAACACCAGAAGCACAACTTATTTTTGTAGATACACCAGGAATTCACAAACCTCACCATCAACTCGGAGAAGTTTTAGTCCGCAATGCACGAATCGCGATTGATTCTGTTGATGTCATACTATTTGTCGTCGATGGTTCGCAGGCAGTAGGAGGTGGCGATCGCTTTATTGTCGATCTTCTCAGTCGAACAGAAAATCCTGTGATTTTGGGTTTAAATAAAATCGATCAACAAGCATCACAACAGCTTGATTGTACTTATGAAGAGTTAGCTGCACCCTATCAATGGCAAATTGTCAAGTTTTCTGCACTTACTGGGGAAGGGTTAGACGCACTTTTGCAGTTACTCGTTACTCATTTAGAACCAGGACCATACTACTATCCGCCAGATCTAGTTACCGATCAACCTGAGCGATTTATTATGGGAGAATTAATTCGCGAACAAATTTTGCTCCTCACCCGCGAAGAAGTGCCCCACTCAGTAGCGGTGACAATTGATCGAGTTGAGGAAGATACAACAATTACTCGCGTCTTAGCTACGATTCATGTTGAAAGGGACTCACAAAAGGGCATTTTGATCGGTAAAGGCGGTACGATGCTCAAAGCGATCGGTTCTGCGGCGCGAGAACAAATGCAAAAGTTAATCGCGGGCAAAGTTTACTTAGAGTTATTTGTGAAAGTCCAACCCAAATGGCGACAATCGCGTTTTCGGTTGTCAGAGTTGGGCTATCGCGTCGAGGAGTAG
- a CDS encoding GDYXXLXY domain-containing protein — protein MTSKVKTTPEVVKPQQLPRKLPFWRLWLPLLFQAGIIVAAPAQPFYTQLTGKTAILQTVPVDPYDPLRGYSQILSYDISQINNLQQLPGWQELIQHTSEPAVNGIPTGTNLYVTLEAPTSNTTPPPAWKPVRVSRDRPQIATNQVAIKGKLTGNSVTYGLETYYMPEAQRDEINQSIVQAQRDQQQRSLVVEVKVDTQGRAVPISFWVNQRNYRF, from the coding sequence ATGACATCTAAAGTTAAGACAACGCCTGAAGTAGTAAAGCCGCAACAACTTCCTAGAAAACTTCCATTTTGGCGGCTATGGCTACCACTACTCTTTCAAGCGGGAATTATTGTAGCTGCACCAGCGCAACCATTTTATACGCAACTTACCGGAAAAACTGCGATTCTCCAAACCGTACCCGTCGATCCTTACGATCCCTTACGGGGTTACTCGCAGATACTAAGTTATGACATTTCCCAAATCAACAACTTACAGCAGCTTCCAGGTTGGCAAGAATTAATTCAACATACTAGCGAACCTGCGGTTAATGGTATACCTACAGGAACAAACCTTTATGTCACCCTCGAAGCCCCTACCTCGAATACCACACCACCACCAGCGTGGAAACCTGTGCGTGTCAGTCGCGATCGCCCGCAAATCGCTACAAATCAAGTCGCCATCAAAGGTAAACTTACTGGTAACTCAGTTACTTATGGCTTAGAAACGTACTACATGCCAGAAGCCCAGCGCGATGAAATTAACCAAAGCATTGTGCAAGCACAACGCGATCAACAACAGCGATCGCTTGTCGTTGAAGTTAAAGTCGATACTCAAGGTCGTGCAGTACCAATTAGCTTCTGGGTCAATCAGCGTAACTATCGATTTTAG
- a CDS encoding DUF2157 domain-containing protein: protein MTSDKFRHQLRHEAKIWQAEGLINDLQYDQLSQRYQFNTLDSNASNSLIAILVGLGSILIGLGIITFVAANWQELPRVGKVTLLLSLFIGVNIAGFLLWKHPKDSRQRLGHGLLLLGALILGANMGLMGQIFHINAPFYELLLAWGIGVLAMAYSLRLTSLGILSIILLWLGYWGYWGSMIALSWWSTSAVTELSWSSLVGQHMPLLSAVLFIPLAYWCRSGWIFALGAIAVVTTLEANIQPFAWGIFKTGWVTSIAFALPPALLWSYDDSFLIHGNSPWLRRGDHHVNFGSFQSIARNLALISLGIIFLFGATSSFWNFLSQRGGLDRSQQVNWILLIDAVILTGIAIWQWGNLIASQRRRRRQRNLTTIIVGVFICIVAIVTFWHTSLTNTFWQTNVSNVSLASYIFFATFVFNIMLFLLAAGLIRIGLAKGGRRAFWGGMLLLSLRIFYVFLLSATGLLFKSLVFILCGIAVMAVGLWFERHVRLNHPAKS from the coding sequence GTGACTTCAGATAAGTTTCGTCACCAGTTACGCCATGAAGCAAAAATATGGCAAGCTGAGGGACTTATTAATGATTTGCAATACGACCAGCTATCACAACGCTATCAATTTAACACGCTTGATAGCAATGCAAGTAATAGTTTGATCGCAATTTTAGTTGGTTTGGGCAGTATTCTCATTGGCTTAGGAATCATTACCTTTGTTGCTGCCAATTGGCAAGAATTACCGCGAGTTGGGAAAGTAACGCTGCTATTAAGTTTATTTATCGGTGTCAATATTGCCGGTTTTTTGTTGTGGAAACATCCTAAAGACTCGCGACAACGCTTAGGACATGGGTTACTCCTTTTGGGGGCGCTGATTCTGGGTGCAAATATGGGATTGATGGGTCAAATTTTTCACATCAATGCGCCCTTTTATGAATTATTGCTTGCTTGGGGTATTGGTGTGTTGGCAATGGCATACAGCCTGCGGCTAACTTCCTTGGGCATATTGTCAATTATCCTACTGTGGTTAGGTTATTGGGGATATTGGGGAAGTATGATCGCACTAAGTTGGTGGTCAACATCTGCCGTAACAGAATTATCCTGGTCATCGCTGGTGGGGCAACATATGCCACTATTATCTGCAGTATTATTTATCCCATTAGCTTATTGGTGTCGTTCCGGCTGGATTTTTGCGTTAGGTGCGATCGCCGTTGTGACAACATTAGAAGCGAACATCCAACCATTTGCGTGGGGAATCTTCAAAACGGGTTGGGTAACAAGTATCGCATTTGCACTACCACCAGCTTTGTTATGGAGTTATGATGACTCATTCCTCATTCATGGTAACTCTCCTTGGCTACGACGCGGCGATCACCATGTCAATTTTGGCTCATTTCAATCTATAGCCCGTAATTTAGCTTTAATTAGCTTAGGTATTATCTTTCTTTTTGGTGCTACGAGTAGTTTTTGGAATTTTTTGTCTCAAAGAGGAGGACTTGATAGATCGCAACAAGTGAACTGGATATTGCTAATAGATGCAGTTATCTTGACTGGTATTGCAATTTGGCAATGGGGAAATCTAATTGCTTCTCAAAGACGCCGCCGTCGTCAACGCAATCTTACAACCATTATTGTCGGTGTCTTTATCTGCATTGTTGCTATAGTTACTTTTTGGCATACCAGCTTGACAAATACTTTTTGGCAGACCAATGTGTCAAACGTCTCGCTAGCCAGTTATATATTTTTTGCTACTTTTGTCTTCAACATTATGTTATTCCTCTTGGCAGCAGGGTTAATTCGTATAGGATTAGCTAAAGGAGGAAGACGCGCCTTCTGGGGTGGAATGCTGCTATTAAGCTTGCGGATTTTCTACGTATTTTTACTATCTGCTACAGGACTACTGTTCAAATCCTTAGTGTTTATTTTATGTGGCATTGCTGTAATGGCTGTAGGGCTGTGGTTTGAACGCCATGTTCGACTCAACCATCCAGCAAAATCATAA
- a CDS encoding RsmB/NOP family class I SAM-dependent RNA methyltransferase, which translates to MMDKPSNLLLKLSRRLFDDTTEQEKFIDALIHPEPFYPCILWCREKRSLFKIEPPLSWQPYFVDRLSFGEKPGQHPLHNEGYYYCLDFSSVFAAMSLSAVRSPIHTIFDMCAAPGGKSIFAWKALQPQLLVCNEAIGKRVGMLISNLKRCRISPTIVLSKDSSELNQISSSSQLVIVDAPCSGQSLLAKGGKVPGCFHPTTINKNANRQKRIITNSAQLVAPKGYLTYMTCTYSIEENEQVCEWFLNKFPQFQAVEVPELVEYQSHHSSIPCYRLFPQSKLGAGAFTVLFQNTEMGEIENLDVEVLQRVGIRYQLGDMNLITTKDTKEEVLESLLVRDDF; encoded by the coding sequence ATGATGGATAAACCTTCAAATTTATTATTAAAATTAAGTCGCCGCTTGTTTGATGACACAACGGAACAAGAAAAATTTATTGATGCACTGATTCATCCTGAACCATTTTATCCTTGTATTCTTTGGTGTCGAGAAAAGCGATCGCTATTTAAAATAGAACCACCGCTATCCTGGCAACCATATTTTGTAGATCGTTTATCTTTTGGTGAAAAACCTGGTCAACATCCTTTACATAATGAAGGTTATTATTATTGTTTAGACTTCTCTTCAGTGTTTGCCGCGATGAGTTTATCGGCAGTGCGATCGCCTATACATACTATATTCGATATGTGTGCTGCACCAGGAGGTAAAAGTATTTTTGCTTGGAAGGCATTACAACCACAATTACTCGTATGTAATGAAGCAATTGGTAAGCGTGTTGGAATGCTAATTTCTAATTTAAAGCGTTGTCGTATTTCACCGACGATTGTATTAAGTAAAGATTCAAGTGAGTTAAATCAAATATCTTCCTCTAGTCAATTAGTCATAGTTGATGCTCCTTGTAGTGGTCAATCTCTACTAGCAAAAGGTGGTAAAGTACCTGGATGTTTTCATCCTACTACCATTAATAAAAATGCAAATCGCCAAAAGCGAATTATTACTAACTCTGCGCAGTTGGTAGCACCAAAGGGGTATTTAACTTATATGACTTGTACGTATTCAATTGAAGAGAATGAGCAAGTTTGTGAGTGGTTTTTGAATAAGTTTCCGCAGTTTCAAGCGGTGGAAGTTCCTGAGTTGGTAGAGTATCAATCTCACCATTCTAGTATTCCTTGTTATCGGTTGTTTCCCCAAAGTAAATTAGGTGCGGGGGCGTTTACTGTGTTGTTTCAAAATACTGAGATGGGGGAAATTGAGAATTTGGATGTTGAAGTGTTACAGCGGGTGGGGATTAGGTATCAGTTGGGGGATATGAACCTCATAACCACAAAGGACACTAAAGAAGAGGTTTTAGAGAGTTTATTGGTGAGGGATGATTTCTAG
- a CDS encoding PPC domain-containing DNA-binding protein yields the protein MEVLALRLKPDADLRQSLKTFTLQKNIKAGFILSAIGSLKQATIRFATQDTSAVLINKFEILSLNGTLTTNGIHLHICISDKHGKTIGGHLDNGCIIYTTAEIVIGTTKNFTFTRTLDPQTGYNELEIIPHQ from the coding sequence ATGGAAGTATTAGCATTAAGACTAAAACCCGATGCAGATCTACGCCAAAGTTTAAAAACTTTCACTCTTCAAAAAAACATCAAAGCAGGCTTTATTTTGAGCGCAATAGGTAGCCTCAAACAAGCAACAATTCGCTTTGCAACTCAAGACACAAGTGCTGTACTTATTAATAAATTTGAAATCCTTTCCCTCAACGGTACATTAACCACAAATGGCATTCATCTCCACATCTGCATATCAGACAAACACGGCAAAACCATCGGCGGACATTTAGACAACGGCTGCATCATTTACACAACTGCAGAAATTGTTATCGGAACCACCAAAAACTTCACCTTCACACGCACCCTCGATCCCCAAACAGGCTACAACGAACTAGAAATCATCCCTCACCAATAA